The following are encoded in a window of Alosa sapidissima isolate fAloSap1 chromosome 10, fAloSap1.pri, whole genome shotgun sequence genomic DNA:
- the LOC121720114 gene encoding histone-lysine N-methyltransferase ASH1L-like isoform X1 produces MKGWSLTCPSLPLVDTAQELPKEVDQREQEMSGETEGEDATPEAATGGSRAEGGQEFSVKEADYSEGCVKLKIGLGTKRTKKPPKILENYVCRPHIRTSLRPGRGSGSGSQGGRGGARNEVTGANKSQSPMRSKDRKDAMISDPNSSLASTALSCLPSPTNIADTSTTTAEAPVSLPAKRAPPKLAHKAGMKDHFLEGPPKLNQNGNKLSGAGKTGESPPSSSLSPTPAASPPSPTKQHSTVQEGAKVTNGDTPRDDKATISSQGSSSVGEKLNKRNATSNISRLKHQKARACKLHHLTDSHVSSVGNSAASSTPLLSCSNPALSDASVAPASPTDMDNDQGKLLPSSQGKTGAAEKDKAEGTNNSISLSVSNTGTSSTMTAANSNKSSGGKPHSHALSPMTTINSDQSNGQVPAGERDTASSLTSPTSGCIANLSEGSPGSVVQWKDNNIGVDNPKDLSVNKPTVASEQMKVDSAGSRGALSAQGRRSALQQDCVPPAASSKCPSPEQDSRPLKKRKGRCPRWTRAVHQAQTPEKSASLVSNSSSPQQVAKPVPPRRPVGRPPKCSQFPVAQPKKRGRPRLNLSKSSAPTAAPAGPHKHSASLASAAEAERGKTATSSERSVTPPISLKRKRGRPKLLSPTPSSEPQPLKYPSNGDTLRDSQEACEGNGQSCSKGSGQLMMKSIIGKINKMRTKRRKWVLNQLLSGQGEGERGESANRKKPGRKCDSDPSPAASIPSLAASFGGKLGPQINVSKKGTIYIGKRRGRKPKVPNGDSKLGFSQDYSPSLSSFSSSSQSAETSGLFSNPSSKNQSAIALNQSKALFSHTPSSTCATLFQNTSSFLAPSQKKSSSYREQHQLRHDRKMSLSSSPLSASSLNEFKDATVSPLSETLPSDSSIGTDNSMSDWVERAAAGGRDVGGVTLGRGASSLASDARCPRWTFGVTPHRGRENSVTIATGPARYPWTQPSRSPPAPAGDQREKHKHKSKGRVHRCSSYKLKGQKHRCKRKYLQLKSSRQDPDFMLEVEKLIVRLSNIHLVHQRSVPDATLDGEGGGASGGGGMGPGRHSHPHHCMPQNLLPTIFQINFSGYYSPHLACPYDSLHYVRKPDLKKKHSAHPAQFREVSPSDVSLLQGLGFPLSQTGYYRTPHRIPYASPVGLGYYKRYPSSEGLYTQSEHSPSFSSQASYTHPHHTYPVFVHPSKLHKKKHKLMRQDCGGEGVRSPVMYPGFSSSESTYFWPGECKRKHRHRHVEERGGECDVAGGTDKTETRNPDFKEAMGSQWRHRYGSSVNRGFVPPSPAPDSSFSSPSVSKSCVFKEASLNWMGSSKTFQTASGGRGGFLHNKPWLKGGLLPNPSAEQAEGKTGDSSLDSESEEDPELSSSSSARTGSVPGLSRPQHVNLFTNAFSQGAAARFGSLSVSSGSTEGISGLSRTSRRDRPTPSKSKETGREASPDSDLAEVLENGVHLQHGVHQRRPSLVHRHAHGYSSFTGQPSPPASAASAGLRGTKLSSYRQVGQNAGFPGPLSEPTHCPSSYGSRVRAGPECGARSSRTSLDHLNKILRAKKMQRQAVTGNNVVKKRGPGRPRKYPLPCPLPPPPTTTQDSHPQYAARGGGGVWEEVGPGPVKRGKKTRCYKRGGAEDREEEERHEQDRRVRGGGGGGGRKAEFPLAEHLSSKSLEGGKFKSQTFIGSVPSDQAPPTQSVSQWGYGIPQPPKKKYERAGLYSDVYKTDDPETQLRQLQWDTLEYIPGEHDYGLLPAPIHVGKYLRLKRIDFQLPYDIQWLWKHNQLHRKPDPPAYRKITSNVFVDVKPISEHMATQCTCTPPENSTAKGCVDGDCLNRRMCVECAPGVCQCGEQCANQALQRRQGVRGLERCRAEGIGWALRTSQPLRPGQFITEYLGEVVSQQEFRRRMTARRYGLSPQYSLTLTGGTVIDSHRMGSEARFIQHSSKPNCEVQKWSVNGIYRLGVFALRHINSGEELTVNYNTDQAEGQVCKYHLDENESPRADLGQPAVPSTQREEREDTQLQRPADKDTHTSRKQESSIGSSRCSPGLRMKTLPSKDREFVLTHGIFLVRNYEVVRMKQELLWREDECDRKRQRDRTKDKNSWPKDCHNASSCVQTGSQKQEAEVSETENLTHICKEICDIMTRYKDSAGHILAAPLLNLRARKSRRLRGGECESEPLDLSTMKRQIVSGQYRSLDAFDKDMLRVFISAEKYYGKKSAVGRDVCRLRRAYHSIRRNAAIQLSDAETGAASNTTTAGTHDCDPNVRSCHHNDQRDSEDEAMVQCEQGTQRGEVCFPSSLVLHSALDRMEAQKKRLDMVVWKLLQHQPSTDKRLPTMPPPSCLQPSTQPPASSPCGADNKSMRAEAKRTEG; encoded by the exons GCTCCTCCAAAATTGGCACACAAGGCAGGGATGAAGGACCATTTCTTGGAGGGCCCCCCAAAGCTAAATCAAAATGGAAATAAGTTATCTGGTGCTGGCAAGACAGGAGAGTCCCCTCCCTCCAGTTCCCTGTCGCCCACCCCTGCTGCCTCCCCGCCTTCCCCTACCAAGCAGCACTCCACTGTGCAGGAGGGCGCCAAGGTCACCAATGGGGACACTCCGAGAGACGATAAGGCCACCATCTCCAGCCAGGGAAGCTCATCAGTGGGCGAGAAGCTCAACAAGCGCAATGCCACCTCGAACATCAGCCGCTTAAAACACCAGAAAGCCAGGGCCTGCAAACTGCACCATCTCACAGATTCCCACGTCTCCTCTGTGGGAAACAGCGCAGCCAGTTCTACCCCACTCCTCTCATGCTCCAACCCTGCTCTCTCAGATGCAAGCGTTGCTCCTGCTTCCCCCACAGACATGGATAATGACCAGGGTAAGCTCTTGCCTTCTTCCCAGGGGAAGACTGGAGCTGCAGAGAAAGACAAGGCGGAGGGCACAAACAATAGCATCTCTCTGTCAGTGAGTAACACAGGCACTTCATCAACCATGACGGCAGCAAACAGCAATAAGAGCTCTGGTGGTAAACCACATTCCCATGCGCTGTCCCCGATGACCACCATAAATTCAGACCAAAGCAATGGACAAGTGCCTGCGGGGGAAAGGGATACTGCCTCCTCCCTGACCAGCCCAACCAGTGGATGTATCGCCAATCTGTCTGAAGGAAGCCCTGGATCTGTAGTGCAGTGGAAGGATAATAATATAGGTGTAGATAATCCAAAAGACTTGAGTGTGAATAAGCCAACAGTTGCCTCTGAACAAATGAAAGTAGACAGTGCTGGCAGCAGGGGAGCCTTGAGTGCCCAGGGCAGGAGGAGTGCCCTGCAGCAGGACTGTGTTCCGCCGGCCGCCTCCTCTAAATGCCCCTCGCCCGAGCAGGACAGCAGGCCTCTGAAGAAGCGCAAAGGGCGCTGCCCCCGCTGGACACGGGCGGTGCATCAGGCCCAGACTCCGGAGAAGAGTGCCAGCTTGGTATCCAACAGCTCTTCCCCCCAGCAGGTAGCCAAACCGGTACCGCCCCGCCGGCCAGTTGGCAGACCACCCAAGTGCAGTCAGTTTCCTGTCGCCCAGCCAAAGAAGAGGGGGCGACCGAGGCTGAACTTGAGCAAATCAAGCGCACCCACCGCGGCACCTGCAGGCCCTCACAAACACAGCGCTTCCCTGGCCAGCGCCGCGGAGGCTGAGAGGGGCAAGACGGCAACGTCCTCCGAGAGGAGCGTGACCCCTCCGATCAGCCTGAAGAGGAAACGGGGTCGTCCAAAGCTTTTATCTCCAACCCCCAGCTCGGAGCCACAGCCTCTCAAGTATCCATCAAATGGAGACACACTCAGAGATTCCCAAGAGGCCTGCGAAGGAAATGGACAATCCTGTTCAAAGGGCAGTGGGCAGCTAATGATGAAATCTATTATTGGTAAGATCAACAAAATGAGGACAAAGAGAcggaaatgggtcttaaatcaGCTGTTATCAGGACAGGGAGAAGGCGAGAGAGGGGAGTCGGCCAACAGAAAGAAGCCAGGAAGAAAGTGTGACTCAGACCCATCTCCAGCGGCCTCCATACCCTCTCTGGCAGCCTCCTTTGGTGGAAAACTGGGTCCACAAATCAATGTCAGCAAGAAAGGGACAATCTACATAGGCAAGCGAAGAGGACGCAAGCCAAAAGTGCCAAACGGGGATTCCAAACTCGGCTTCTCTCAAGATTACTCCCCGTCGCTGAGTAGCTTCAGCTCCAGCTCGCAGTCGGCCGAAACAAGCGGTCTCTTCAGCAACCCCTCTTCCAAAAACCAAAGTGCCATTGCCCTGAACCAATCAAAAGCCCTGTTTTCCCACACACCATCTTCCACATGTGCTACGCTTTTCCAAAACACTTCCTCTTTCTTGGCCCCCTCTCAGAAGAAGTCATCCTCTTACAGGGAGCAGCACCAGCTACGGCACGACCGCAAAATGTCCCTGTCCTCTTCCCCCCTGTCTGCATCGTCACTGAATGAGTTCAAAGACGCCACTGTCTCCCCCCTGAGTGAGACGTTGCCGAGCGACAGCAGCATTGGGACGGACAACAGCATGTCAGACTGGGTGGAGAGGGCGGCGGCAGGTGGCAGGGACGTCGGAGGGGTGACCTTGGGAAGAGGCGCGTCGAGTCTCGCCTCAGACGCCCGGTGCCCTAGGTGGACGTTTGGGGTCACCCCTCACAGGGGTCGTGAGAACTCTGTCACCATAGCAACGGGACCAGCCCGTTACCCCTGGACCCAGCCGTCGAGGTCCCCTCCTGCCCCCGCAGGGGACCAGAGGGAGAAGCACAAACACAAGAGTAAGGGAAGAGTCCACAGGTGCTCCAGCTACAAGCTCAAGGGCCAGAAACACAGGTGCAAGAGGAAGTACCTGCAGCTGAAAAGCAGCCGGCAAGACCCAGACTTCATGCTGGAGGTGGAGAAGCTCATTGTGCGGCTTAGCAACATTCACTTGGTCCATCAGCGGAGCGTGCCCGATGCCACGCTGGACGGGGAGGGAGGTGGTGCCAGCGGGGGAGGCGGCATGGGACCCGGCAGGcactcccacccccaccactgTATGCCCCAGAACCTGCTGCCCACCATCTTCCAAATCAACTTCAGCGGGTACTACTCACCCCACCTGGCCTGCCCATATGACTCTCTGCACTACGTCAGGAAGCCAGACCTGAAGAAGAAGCACTCCGCGCACCCTGCCCAGTTCCGAGAGGTGTCTCCGTCCGATGTCTCGCTTTTACAGGGTCTTGGGTTCCCTCTCTCCCAAACCGGGTACTACCGCACCCCTCACCGAATCCCATATGCCTCCCCAGTGGGGTTAGGCTACTATAAACGCTACCCCTCCAGTGAAGGCCTTTACACACAGTCAGAGCATtcgccctccttctcctctcaggcctcatacacacaccctcaccacaCCTACCCGGTCTTCGTGCATCCATCAAAGCTGCACAAAAAGAAGCATAAGCTGATGAGGCAGGACTGTGGTGGGGAGGGTGTGCGTTCGCCTGTGATGTATCCAGGGTTCTCCTCCTCGGAGTCTACCTACTTCTGGCCCGGAGAGTGCAAGCGtaaacacaggcacaggcacgtggaggaaagagggggagagtgcGACGTTGCTGGTGGCACGGACAAAACGGAAACGAGAAATCCGGATTTTAAAGAGGCGATGGGGTCTCAGTGGCGACACAGGTACGGCTCCTCGGTCAACCGCGGCTTCGTCCCTCCGTCCCCCGCCCCtgactcctccttctcctctccctccgtaAGCAAGAGCTGTGTGTTTAAGGAAGCCAGTCTGAACTGGATGGGATCCTCCAAGACATTCCAGACTGCCAGCGGAGGCAGAGGAGGCTTCCTCCACAACAAGCCCTGGCTGAAAGGCGGGCTGCTCCCGAACCCCAGTGCAGAGCAGGCGGAGGGCAAAACGGGAGACTCCTCTCTCGACTCGGAGAGCGAGGAAGACCCCGAGttgtcgtcgtcgtcgtcaGCGAGGACCGGCTCCGTGCCAGGCCTCTCCCGACCTCAGCACGTTAACCTGTTCACGAACGCCTTCAGCCAGGGGGCGGCCGCCAGGTTTGGCAGCTTGTCGGTGAGCAGCGGCAGCACAGAAGGGATCTCGGGGCTAAGCCGGACGAGCAGACGAGATCGGCCCACTCCATCTAAAAGCAAGGAGACAG GGAGAGAAGCAAGCCCAGATTCTGACTTGGCTGAAGTTTTAGAAAACGGGGTTCACCTGCAGCATGGTGTCCATCAGCGGAGGCCTTCTCTTGTCCACAGGCACGCCCATGGATACTCCTCCTTCACTGGGCAGCCCTCGCCTCCTGCTTCCGCTGCCTCTGCAGGTCTCAGAGGGACAAAGCTGTCCAGCTACAGGCAGGTGGGGCAGAACGCTGGCTTCCCAGGACCCCTGTCTGAGCCGACCCACTGTCCTTCCTCCTACGGGTCAAGGGTCCGGGCTGGTCCAGAGTGCGGCGCCAGGTCCAGTAGGACCAGCCTGGACCACCTTAACAAGATTCTGCGCGCCAAGAAGATGCAGAGGCAGGCGGTGACGGGCAACAATGTGGTGAAGAAGAGAGGTCCGGGGCGGCCCAGGAAGTACCCTCTGCCCTGCCCACTGCCCCCTCCGCCCACCACCACACAGGACTCGCACCCTCAATACGccgcaagaggaggaggaggtgtttgGGAGGAGGTGGGTCCGGGCCCAGTCAAGCGAGGGAAGAAGACGAGGTGCTACAAGCGAGGAGGAGcggaggacagagaggaggaagagcgtCATGAGCAGGACAGACGagtgcgaggaggaggaggaggaggagggaggaaggctGAGTTCCCCCTGGCGGAGCACCTCTCCAGCAAGAG TTTAGAGGGTGGAAAGTTCAAAAGTCAAACTTTCATTGGTTCAGTCCCATCTGATCAAGCCCCACCCACACAGTCTGTCAGCCAATGGGGTTATGGAATTCCCCAGCCACCAAAGAAGAAGTATGAGAGGGCGGGTCTATACTCTGATGTGTACAAGACTGACGA CCCGGAGACCCAGCTACGGCAGCTGCAATGGGACACTCTGGAGTACATCCCCGGCGAGCACGACTACGGCCTGCTGCCCGCCCCCATACACGTGG gAAAGTACCTGAGGCTCAAGCGCATAGACTTCCAGCTCCCCTACGACATCCAGTGGCTCTGGAAACACAATCAG CTTCACAGGAAACCTGATCCCCCAGCATACAGGAAAATCACCTCAA ACGTGTTTGTGGATGTCAAGCCCATCTCCGAACACATGGCCACTCAGTGTACCTGTACGCCTCCAGAAAACAGTACTGCCAAAGGGTGTGTGGATGGTGACTGCCTCAACAG GCggatgtgtgttgagtgtgcccCAGGCGTGTGCCAGTGCGGCGAGCAGTGTGCCAACCAGGCCCTCCAGAGGCGCCAAGGCGTACGTGGGCTGGAGCGCTGCCGGGCGGAGGGCATAGGATGGGCACTCCGCACCTCCCAGCCCCTCAGGCCTGGCCAGTTCATCACCGAGTACCTGGGAGAGGTGGTCAGCCAGCAGGAattcag GAGGCGGATGACTGCCCGTCGCTATGGCCTCAGTCCCCAGTACAGTCTAACTCTGACCGGTGGCACGGTCATCGACAGCCATCGGATGGGCAGCGAGGCTCGTTTCATCCAGCACAGCTCTAAACCCAACTGTGAGGTGCAGAAGTG GTCGGTGAATGGCATCTATCGGCTTGGTGTGTTTGCCCTAAGACACATCAACAGTGGAGAGGAACTCACGGTCAACTACAACACAGACCAGGCAGAGGGCCAA GTGTGTAAGTACCACCTTGATGAGAACGAGAGTCCCAGAGCTGACCTGGGGCAGCCTGCAGTCCCCAGcacccagagagaagagagagaggacacacagCTACAGAGACCagcagacaaagacacacacacaagcagaaagCAG gaaTCATCTATAGGGAGCTCCAGGTGTTCTCCCGGTCTGAGAATGAAGACTTTACCCAGCAAGGACAG ggAGTTTGTGCTGACGCACGGCATCTTCCTGGTCCGGAACTATGAGGTGGTGCGGATGAAGCAGGAGCTGCTGTGGAGAGAGGACGAGTGTGACCggaagagacagagggacagaaCAAAGGACAAAAACAGCTGGCCCAAGGACTGCCACAACGCCAGCTCCTGTGTCCAAACAg gctcCCAGAAGCAAGAGGCGGAGGTCAGCGAGACTGAAAACCTCACACACATTTGTAAGGAGATCTGTGACATCATGACCAGATACAAAG aCTCAGCTGGTCATATCCTTGCTGCTCCTCTACTTAATCTCCGTGCAAGgaaaag CAGGAGGCTGCGGGGCGGCGAGTGCGAGTCGGAGCCTCTGGACCTGAGCACCATGAAGAGGCAGATAGTCTCGGGTCAGTACCGGAGCCTGGATGCGTTTGACAAGGACATGCTCAGAGTGTTCATCAGCGCCGAG AAATACTATGGCAAGAAATCAGCGGTGGGTCGTGATGTGTGCCGATTGCGCCGGGCGTACCACAGCATTCGCCGCAACGCTGCCATCCAGCTCAGCGATGCGGAGACAGGTGCCGCCAGCAACACGACAACCGCCGGCACCCACGACTGTGACCCCAACGTACGCAGCTGTCACCATAATGACCAGCGGGACAGTGAGGACGAGGCCATGGTTCAGTGTGAGCAGGGCACG CAGAGGGGTGAGGTGTGCTTCCCATCCTCCCTGGTTCTCCACTCAGCTCTGGACCGCATGGAGGCCCAGAAGAAACGGCTGGACATGGTGGTGTGGAAGCTCCTGCAACACCAGCCCAGCACAGACA AGAGGCTCCCCACCATGCCTCCTCCAAGCTGCCTCCAACCATCCACCCAGCCGCCCGCCAGCTCCCCGTGTGGAGCAGACAACAAGAGCATGAGGGCGGAGGCCAAGAGAACAGagggctga